TGGAGGCGAACTTACTCATTCCGCCCACAGCCCCGGCCAGTCCTCGCCCCGCCCGGTCATCAGTCAGCGGGTTGTCAACAGCAAACAGGCAGCCTCGGGATTCATTGGCCCACAGCTCCCCTCGCACATGATGAAGGTAACCTCCCGAGCAGAGGGTCCAGCCCTCTACTCAGTGCTGCAGTGGTGGCCCTGACCTCGTCCACAGCTGAGTTTCGTATCCACGAAAATGGATTCAGGCCGTTTATTAGAAAATACTTCAAACGTAGGGGAAATCTCTGAGGACGAACAATGTGATCCAGAAGGAAGTAGGGGTGTGAGTCTGTCTAAACACTGGGGATTTGATCTCCCACCCTGGACTCCGTTCACTTCATGGAGTAAATATTGAGGGGTTCTCGATTCATGCTGGCCTCCAGGAAGAGATGCTTGTACAGAAAGAACACTCGCGTTGCCTCCATTTAGCCCTTTCAGGGGTGTGACGTTTTCTGCCTGCTGTCTGGCTGGGCCCTATCACACCCCTGAGGGCTGCTCAGAGCGAGCAGAGGGTATGCTCTCTGGTTCCTGTGACATCAGCGTCCTCAGTGGAGGCCTGGCTTTTGCTTGACGTAAATGTTGAGACCGCAGACGTGTTGACATAGCTTGTACACACCGTGGAATAATCCTGCCACCTGTGCCATGGTGTCATAACAGCCTTTCAGTTTGACAGGGAGCCACAGCCTCAGTGCTGTAGGGAGCTGGCCAGGCAGCAGGTCCTGTGCTGGGCTCGGCCTGAGTGACGTGGGACAGGCCAACTGCAGAGCACCTGCCCTGTGTGGAagggcggctgctgctgctgatttgTCAGGAAATGTTTTTGCTTAACTATGAagccttcccttgtagctcagttggtacagaatctgcctgcagtataggagacctgggttcgatccctgggttgggaagatcccctggagaaggaaatggcaacccactccagtatccttgcctggaaaatctcatggacagaggagcctggtgggctgcagtccatggggtctcaaagagttgggtacaAATGAGCGGCTAAGACTTCCAGtgtgaaagtgagtcactcagtcgtgtttgactctttgagaccccatgggctatacagtccatggaattctccaggccagaatgctggagtgggtagcctttcccttctctataggctcttcccaacccagggattgaacccaggtctcccacactgtaagcagatgctttatcagctgagccattaTCCAGTGGTAAGTTAGCAACTAATTCAGATacttaagaaaacattttgaaggCCAAACAAAGTTCCTCTGTGAGGCAGAATTCACCCATGACCACCGGTGTGCAATTTCTGGGTTTTAGCAGCAAAAGCTGGGATGTGGAGTGAAATAACTACTTGAGTAAGGGTGGGAGGTCAAAGAGGCAGGGATGGCTAAGCGAGCGTGTCCGTCCACATGACTGTCGCCGCATTCCTGGGGCCCTGGGAAGTCCCCGGGGCTGGCCTCCTCCTGCCTGAACTGCCAGGGGCTCCCAGAACCACGAAGGAGAACCTGTGTGACGCCATGCCCAGGAGGACCTGCTGCTTTCTGCCAGAGCAGTTGTTCTCCGACAAAAGCCATTGTCCCTGTTTACCAGAAATGAACTCCCAGAAAACTGGGGCCTGTGAAAGGTCCGGGGCGGACAGGCCCGCGTGAGAGGGCGGTGTTGCTCATTCCTtgtagagagagaaaagagggccAGAGTGGGAAAGGCCCGCCGCCTGAGGTCTTGAGTCTGGTGGTTTCTGGAGCTCTCACCTGACTGTGGTCTGCTTGTCCCCAGAACCCCCCTCACCTGAACGGGACGGGACCACTGAAGGAGACACCGAGCAGCCCCATGTCAGGCCCCAGCGGGAACTCCAGCGTCAGCAGGACTGGTCCTGTGAGCGCCTCCCCGTCTGTTCAGAACTGGTCAGTTAACAGGCCCTCAGTTATTCCAGAACaccccaagaaacagaaaatcacgATCAGTATTCACAACAAGTTACCTGTGCGCCAAGGTCAGTCTCAGTCTAACCTTCACAGCAATTCTTTGGAGCACCCCAACAAGCCCGCCCCCTCTTCTACCATTACCACTTCTTCTGCAATACAGTCTACCTCGAGTGCCCCCACGCCGCCCGCCTCTAGTAAGGTCCCAAAGCAGATGGCCCCGAGGGAGGCCTGCTCCAGGCCCATGATGAACGGCAGGCCCAGGCTGAGCGCTGGCGTGCTGGTCCCCTACGGCGCCGAGTCCTCCGAGGAGTCTGACGAGGAGGCCAAGGGCCTCGGCCAGGAGAACGGCCGCGGGCTGACCGAGAGCGCGTGCTCCCCTGCTCCGGACGCTGAAGACGGCGACGCCTCCCCGCACGAGCTCCAAGAACCTGTGGCTCTAAATGGTGCTACTGGTCTGGACAGCAACCCGACGGAAAACGGCCTGCCCTCGGACGGGGCCCCTTGCCCAGGCCAGCCCGCGCTGCACTCAGAACACCCCTTTCCCAAGGCAAACGGCCTCCCTGGGAAGGTGAGCGGCTGTGGGGTGGCGGGCAGGCGGGCTTCCCTTCTGCCCTCGTGTCCAGCGGGTCACATGGCTGGGTTACAGGAGGCAGAGGCGTGGCACTCACTgctgaaaaacatcttttttttctatcCTAGTTGATGCCTGCTCCTTTGCCACCTCTTCCAGAAGACAAAATCTTAGAGACCTTCAAACTCGGCAGCAAAGCCAAAGGCTCGGCAGAGGAGACTAGGTAAGACGGCTGTCCCAGGGCAGCAGGATGTGGGACCAGGGTGCATCCACTCGCAGAAGGCCTGGAATGAGCCTTCTTGAATAATCATCTGTAGAACTCGTTGATTTTCCTGGTGGGAAAGTCAGGTAAACAGTTATCGGGGCCTGTTAGTCCAGTGCCCACCTCCTCTCCCGCAGAGCCTCCCCCTGCCGGGGCCTTGTCGGTACATGTCTGACCAGCCAGCACGTCCCACTCAGCGCCCCCAACAGGCGCCCGAGGGTGTGcagaggggctgggcagggagtcTTGCTCTGTTCAGGAGCAAAGGCTTTGTTATGCTCTCTCTAGAGCTCTGAGATTAAATTAAGGGTCAGTGTGGTGTGTCTCCATGCTTAAAAAACACACGTCAGTGTCTTGACCTTAGCGTACATAACATGATGGGAGTAAAGGCAGGGCCGTGAGGCGGCGGCTGCGATCACCAGATGGACAGCCCGGGAGCTGGCACCTCATGTCAGTGCCGTGACGGCCTCCTGGAGGACAGCTCTCGGCCAAGGTGTGACTGTCTTTAGCTGGACACCTGGGGGTGTCTGTGAAGCAGCCAGTAACAGAGCTGAGGTTTTCTCCACATGGACCTCAGGCTGTGGGCGCCTGGCTTGTTCTGCAGAACTGcctgcctcagcccctccctACTGGTGCTGTGGTCTCCCCCATCACAGGGACAACCCCCATGCACCCCATGTCAGAAGGGCCCTTGCGGGGGACATGCCCTCAGCAAGAATCCCAGTCAGGAATGTTCCCAGTCGAGCCTAAAAAGGGGGCAGCCTGAGCACTCAGTCCCTGGCACCACGGCTGTCCTCGTCTCTCCCCTCATCTGGTTCAGCTTGTCTTCAGATGGAACGTGCGTGAGCAGAACAGATGACCTGTGACGGTCACACCCCAGCCACGTGCGCCCCAGCCATGCGCACCCCAGCTGCACATGCGACCTTGAGCCTCTGTAGTGACCTCGCGTGTCTTCTCTCTCCCAGACCAAAAAGGGGGCCCGCTTTAgggtttttcttgttttctggcaGCTTTCCTTAACTTGAGGAGTCCGTCAAAAGCATAGCAGAATTCGTTTACTGCAGCAGTGATTCCTCAGTTTATTGGTAATTCAGGGAGCTCTTGGCTCTGTTGGGAGGTAACTACTCTGCCTCTGAGGCTCCAGGaaaatttggagaaaagggatccaGAGAAAAAGTAAGCGCCCTgtcattatttgacttttttgatGGTCTGGACTTAGTTACTgagaagaattagaaaaatatttgaaaaccagaGGCACTTAGAATTGCAGAGTTATTAGTGAAAAATGAAGTAGGCTTGATagaaatttttacatttatgtacAATGAGAAAACTTGAAGTTTCCAAAAATGATAAGCCCAGTTTTAGGTTTCAGCCAGATACAGTAAAGccataaaatatttagtaaataaatgaagTGTTTGTCCCTGTAGCCCATTGACAAAAACCCAGAGAGCAAATGAGTAAATGacccctgtccttctctgtctctgcgGGGCTGCAGGACACCTGGCTCAGAGGAGAGGCCTCTGGAGCATCCGGAGGCGGAGCTGGAGGCTGGCCGCTCCCCTCCCGGCGATGCCCGGGACAACCTGGAGTCTGTCTCGAATCTCAGCAGCAAATTCAAGAAGGCTTCGCCGCCCTCGGACCCCAGCATCAAACCTACCAAAGAAGAAGTCTCTGAACGTGTTTCGGCAGAACCTGAGGAGGCTGTACAGAGTGCCAGCACCTTTTGTAACCCCGACAAGGACGCCCTCGGGGACGATCAGCTTTTGGCACCCTGTGACCCTGGGAATTTAACAGACGATCAGAGCAAACCGTCCCCGGATGTGGGAGGGACGTTACCAGAGCGGCCCCAGGACCCGGTGGCTGCGGAAGCCGCAGGGAGGCTGAGCCCGGGTCCCTCTGTGCCTTCTGAGGGCGACCATGAGCCCGAGCCCTTGGGTCACAGCGGTCGGGACAGAGGCTCGGATGCGGAGGGTCCCTCTAAGAGCACGGGGGTGTCCACAGATGAGGCGCCTTCTGCGCAGCTAGACACGATCACAGAAAACCGTCCTGAGGGGCCCCCCGAGCGCAGCAGCAGTGAGAGAGGGGAAGACAGTAAGGCCGGGCAGAAGGCCCCAGAGCCGTGTCTGGTCCAGGAGAAGGTCAGCAGCCTGAGAAAGGTCGACCGAGGACATTACCGCAGCCGAAGGGACCGCTCGTCCAGTGGCGAGCATGCACGGGAGAGCCGGAGCAGGACCGAGGTGCAGCATCGGCGGAAGCGGCCCCACCGGGAGCACGAGCGGCCGCGGCCTGAGCGGCCCCGGCCGGAGCCCTGCGCCCTGGCCCCGCAGcccccctgccccagctccctgGCCAGGTCAGGCCACCACCACTCCCGGAGCAGGGGCGCCCCTGACCAGGAGTGGGGCCGCTACCACCACGCCGAGGGCGAGCATGCCTGGACCCGGGAGAAGTACTACCCGGACAGGCTGCGCTGGGAGCGCTGCCGGTACCATCACGACAGGTCCCCCCTGTATCCCAGCCGGGAGCCCCGGGACTGGCGGCCCTTCCACGCTGAGCGAGAGTACGAGCGGGCCAGGCCCTATGGCGGCCGGCCTTACAAGGACCACTACAGAGGCCGCAAGGGCTACGAGCTGGTGGCCAAAGAGAGGGACCGGCACCGCTTCAGCAGCCCCCGGGCGGGCATGGCCCACGCGCCCCCTCCACACCCTGCCGCCAAGTACACCCACGACAGGCTCAGCTTCGGGGCTGAAGACGGCAGCTGCGACCTGGCCGCACGGTTTCATGAACATGACAACATTAAGTCACGGAAACGGAGATACGATAGCCTCGAGAATGAGAGTCACGTAGAAAAGAAAGCCTGGAGAAGCTTACAGAAGGACCCTGTAGAGGAGCCCAAAGTGAAGAAGCACAAAAAGtcgaagaagaagaagaaatccaaAGACAAACACCGGGACCGAGACTCCAGGTGAGGGGCGGCTATGCGTGGGGGGCGCGCCCTCCACACCCAGCCTGGGGATGGGTGAGGGCTGTGTCGTGCGTAGCTTTCATCTCGGTGGGTTTGGGACTGCCCTGTTTTTATAGATTCCTTAGCTCTGTTTTAAGCTGTATCTTATTACGCGGTTTTAGAAAACACCTAAAAACTTGGTCTTTCAAGATGTTGCTGCGTTCAGTTGGTGCTTTGTAACTGAGTACACGTGCAGCATTCGGGAGGTTAAAGCTT
This genomic interval from Bos mutus isolate GX-2022 chromosome 25, NWIPB_WYAK_1.1, whole genome shotgun sequence contains the following:
- the USP42 gene encoding ubiquitin carboxyl-terminal hydrolase 42; this translates as MTIVDKASESSDPSTYQNQPGSSEAVSPGDMDAGSASWGAVSSLNDVSNHTLSLGPVPGAVVYSSSSVPEKSKPSPQKDQALGDGIAPPQKVLFPSEKICLKWQQTHRVGAGLQNLGNTCFANAALQCLTYTPPLANYMLSHEHSKTCHAEGFCMMCTMQAHITQALSNPGDVIKPMFVINEMRRIARHFRFGNQEDAHEFLQYTVDAMQKACLNGSNKLDRHTQATTLVCQIFGGYLRSRVKCLNCKGVSDTFDPYLDITLEIKAAQSVNKALEQFVKPEQLDGENSYKCSKCKKMVPASKRFTIHRSSNVLTLSLKRFANFTGGKIAKDVKYPEYLDIRPYMSQPNGEPIIYVLYAVLVHTGFNCHAGHYFCYIKASNGLWYQMNDSIVSTSDIRSVLSQQAYVLFYIRSHDVKNGGELTHSAHSPGQSSPRPVISQRVVNSKQAASGFIGPQLPSHMMKNPPHLNGTGPLKETPSSPMSGPSGNSSVSRTGPVSASPSVQNWSVNRPSVIPEHPKKQKITISIHNKLPVRQGQSQSNLHSNSLEHPNKPAPSSTITTSSAIQSTSSAPTPPASSKVPKQMAPREACSRPMMNGRPRLSAGVLVPYGAESSEESDEEAKGLGQENGRGLTESACSPAPDAEDGDASPHELQEPVALNGATGLDSNPTENGLPSDGAPCPGQPALHSEHPFPKANGLPGKLMPAPLPPLPEDKILETFKLGSKAKGSAEETRTPGSEERPLEHPEAELEAGRSPPGDARDNLESVSNLSSKFKKASPPSDPSIKPTKEEVSERVSAEPEEAVQSASTFCNPDKDALGDDQLLAPCDPGNLTDDQSKPSPDVGGTLPERPQDPVAAEAAGRLSPGPSVPSEGDHEPEPLGHSGRDRGSDAEGPSKSTGVSTDEAPSAQLDTITENRPEGPPERSSSERGEDSKAGQKAPEPCLVQEKVSSLRKVDRGHYRSRRDRSSSGEHARESRSRTEVQHRRKRPHREHERPRPERPRPEPCALAPQPPCPSSLARSGHHHSRSRGAPDQEWGRYHHAEGEHAWTREKYYPDRLRWERCRYHHDRSPLYPSREPRDWRPFHAEREYERARPYGGRPYKDHYRGRKGYELVAKERDRHRFSSPRAGMAHAPPPHPAAKYTHDRLSFGAEDGSCDLAARFHEHDNIKSRKRRYDSLENESHVEKKAWRSLQKDPVEEPKVKKHKKSKKKKKSKDKHRDRDSRHQQDSDLSVAHSDADLHRHKKKKKKKKRHSRKSEDFGRDSEPRLPKAASCETVDHFRKAEGAFPLADGLPLEGAAPFCEKTKHFRMESREVRCRLSQCDQGD